A part of Magnetospirillum sp. ME-1 genomic DNA contains:
- a CDS encoding tRNA (cytidine(34)-2'-O)-methyltransferase — MTLLQSNIPCRPNQPSRPPLDLLRLALYQPDIPQNAGTLLRLSACLGVGVDIIEPCGFVLDERKVRRAGMDYISQASYTRHTSWESFAAALAAGGRRLVLLTTGGDARHDRFPFAPGDTIMVGRESSGVPPSVFDAAQARIRIPMRPGARSLNVALAASIATAEALRQLEAFP, encoded by the coding sequence ATGACGTTGCTGCAAAGCAACATCCCGTGCCGTCCGAATCAGCCGTCGAGACCCCCCTTGGATCTTCTCCGCCTCGCCCTTTACCAGCCGGATATTCCGCAGAATGCGGGGACGCTTCTGCGCCTGTCCGCCTGTCTGGGCGTAGGCGTGGATATAATCGAACCCTGCGGCTTTGTCCTTGATGAACGTAAAGTCCGGCGCGCCGGAATGGATTATATCTCTCAGGCCAGTTACACCCGCCATACGTCGTGGGAGTCCTTCGCCGCCGCCCTGGCTGCAGGGGGCCGCCGCCTGGTGCTGCTGACCACCGGGGGCGATGCGCGTCATGACCGCTTTCCTTTCGCCCCGGGTGACACCATCATGGTCGGACGGGAAAGTTCCGGTGTGCCGCCTTCTGTCTTCGACGCGGCCCAGGCCCGCATCCGCATTCCCATGCGGCCGGGGGCGCGGTCGCTCAACGTGGCGCTGGCGGCGTCCATCGCCACCGCCGAGGCGTTGCGGC
- the petA gene encoding ubiquinol-cytochrome c reductase iron-sulfur subunit produces MADQAHNAQPSSVDGQTRRDFLLYATAGVGAIGTGLALWPFVHSMNPAADTLALSTTDVDISAIKPGQSVTVVWRGKPVFVRHRLPEEIADAGKVNTAELREPETDAQRAKKPEWLILIGVCTHLGCVPLGQKPADPKGEFGGWFCPCHGSHYDTSGRIRKGPAPANLPVPPYQFTTDTTVRIG; encoded by the coding sequence ATGGCTGATCAGGCACACAATGCCCAGCCCTCGTCGGTGGACGGGCAGACACGGCGGGATTTCCTGCTGTACGCCACTGCCGGCGTCGGTGCGATTGGGACTGGCTTGGCACTTTGGCCGTTCGTGCATAGCATGAACCCGGCCGCTGATACTTTGGCGCTTTCCACCACCGACGTGGACATCTCGGCCATCAAGCCGGGCCAGTCCGTCACCGTGGTGTGGCGCGGCAAGCCGGTCTTCGTCCGGCACCGCCTGCCCGAGGAAATCGCCGACGCCGGCAAGGTCAACACCGCCGAGCTGCGTGAGCCCGAGACCGACGCCCAGCGCGCCAAGAAGCCCGAATGGCTGATCCTGATCGGCGTCTGCACCCATCTGGGCTGCGTGCCGCTGGGCCAGAAGCCCGCCGACCCCAAGGGTGAGTTCGGCGGCTGGTTCTGCCCGTGCCATGGGTCGCACTACGACACGTCGGGCCGTATCCGCAAGGGCCCGGCTCCGGCCAACCTGCCGGTGCCGCCGTATCAGTTCACCACCGACACCACCGTCCGGATCGGCTGA